Proteins found in one Channa argus isolate prfri chromosome 7, Channa argus male v1.0, whole genome shotgun sequence genomic segment:
- the LOC137130411 gene encoding glutamate receptor ionotropic, NMDA 2D: MVAIPTLSLLLVLAEWAGLVDGSPHLLLRPSPRERDAGAMMNFNIAVIHAGATVQAEAAVAGPGGRVLYPGFGRVYGSLGESVVTQWGSANVIWLQVNDSSPKTVLSQLCELLAARPLQGLVYEEERPPRTAWGPLAPMLEFVSAQTGLPIVAVGGGAGLGRMPQESGSIFLQFSSSTALQLEVIFEVLEEYDWTAFSVVSTRHHGYQDFLSVVEGLTDGSFIGWEKKSVVILNVTDDPGGARTRRLLKENEAQVRLLYCSQEEAELVFRAAWAAGQAGASHMWFAVGPALSGLGMESLPRALFAVRPQGWRDEPRRRIARGVSVLTHGAVAMRKDYGTTGGPNFVTNCMTDANQTERLRGRMRYFSNITLGGRDYSFNSDGYLANPFLDVISWTPGRGWEDVGWWENGVLRLRYPAWSRYGPFLKPPDDAQHLRVVTLEERPFVIVELADPSSGTCIRDSVPCRRPLNASAIHEGVVPMKQCCKGFCIDILKRLAKIVGFTYDLYLVTNGKHGKKIDGVWNGMIGEVVYKRADMAIGSLTINEERSEVVDFSVPFVETGISVMVSRSNGTVSPSAFLEPYSPAVWVMMFVMCLTVVAVTVFIFEFFSPVGYNRSLQNGKKAGGSTFTIGKSVWLLWAIVFNNSVPVENPRGTTSKIMVLIWAFFAVIFLASYTANLAAFMIQEEYIDTVSGLSDKKFQHPEEQYPPLKFGTVPNGSTEKNIRSNYPDMHQYMGKYNQRGVEDAILNLKTGKLDAFIYDAAVLNYMARKDEGCKVMTIGSGKVFATTGYGIALHKNSRWKRPLDLALLQLVGDDEIEMLERLWLSGICHNDKIEVMSSKLDIDNMAGVFYMLLVAMGLSLLVFAWEHLVYWKLRHCMATSSGKLDFLLAISRGMYSCCSFEDETAPGGAKSLPTHHHTAMVTVPSQPHVVSTSMTNPAIAMAQQQQPPQQQQPQPVYKTPLPGSPPTVVHSGTALGPSNTPIAGAPLPCSTFLPRPDRRLAVVDRWRLPKSATATNPMAVRGAITDMGPFAQKVPTNWAAGGGGGLDGYKRYYGPIDPEGLGPCMEQQAGSQTPKTMSRGHPQPPPASVAFYSEKGMDHGVGKRVVGGGSGGQGKGAGKPLGTPRLPPKSQAPLPPTPPLPHPSPPLPSSIWRKRRPKKPKEPGGPLYENILPLGRRGGQRDGVREGGGRRARPLSPPLSLPLPVPLSPSYTPPSPSASLQYTSSSSSSTTSSTSTSSSASSSRSSSPTYSYSSSRSTRDRTGGIDEEDDDDDEELTEESSLLLGRGRERERSIIRPRSLSHGRLPPPIPPRKPRTSWGDRERERERERGGSQLSQLQEWWASWSERERGGAGGDTERQKREKKRRKEKEKEKKKKKKNKKRKKREERERERERERKRRKVKKKKKKALKTKKRKKSTGGKHSEPDEGDVEPDREGEAEGEREGGMQDYSSFSAQYRSTFGEKGRDSWEGDRERGRREGGDEGNDREEEDSSRSRERHPKSSHSHSRHRTPSKRYPNLNKLPASVKFWVNGRGHDSNTPPASLHPLLPSSKRRRSGGTDREDSGRVGELRPLLMHYEKEKAQTREGLSFHEWDSDDDEGDDNREEEERGRVRERDERGRRAGREAVSESERDRARAEDSYSDEGSSGEFGRFERYWEGGAGGSSTGIGGIGGGGWFFGTYPSREKGGSVNSRDDAFLGTRAEGWIGTDFWGSGQGVGWGSGGGSGGLGSQCPLPPAGFPPPRRYWSMDKIPVKGEKKWKSGGGRSKGRARHRGEEGWSTMCSCSLYPQPHPYPHPHSRSRTSHSKRGAAALSHSQEELLPHCHSFSGGSCPKPLPPKPDSSQAKSGSQSNLSLTQPTDHPPQPSPSPPQQQSMSPTSLTMPIAAPPSSSSVSPPAGVGMAGQGQAQTSASAKLQYQRLRSVPQPRRFYSPHLPLKAKSLCSRRGSAHFSSLESEV; encoded by the exons ATGGTCGCCATACCTACTCTCTCTCTTCTATTGGTCCTGGCAGAGTGGGCAGGTCTGGTGGACGGCTCCCCCCACCTCCTGCTCCGGCCCAGCCCGCGGGAACGTGATGCAGGGGCTATGATGAACTTCAACATCGCCGTGATCCATGCTGGTGCTACGGTGCAGGCAGAAGCGGCAGTGGCCGGGCCTGGGGGAAGGGTCCTGTACCCCGGCTTTGGTCGGGTATATGGCTCCCTGGGGGAGAGCGTGGTCACCCAGTGGGGCTCTGCTAACGTCATCTGGCTACAG GTGAATGACAGCAGTCCTAAGACGGTGCTGTCACAGCTGTGTGAGTTACTGGCGGCGCGGCCTCTGCAGGGTCTGGTGTACGAAGAGGAGAGGCCACCTCGCACGGCCTGGGGTCCTTTGGCCCCCATGCTGGAGTTTGTCTCTGCACAAACAGGACTGCCCATAGTGGCTGTAGGAGGGGGAGCAGGGCTGGGGAGGATGCCACAG GAATCAGGTTCCATCTTTCTCCAGTTCAGCTCCTCTACTGCCCTTCAATTAGAGGTCATCTTTGAGGTGCTGGAGGAGTATGATTGGACCGCCTTTTCTGTGGTGTCCACACGTCACCATGGCTACCAGGATTTCCTGTCTGTGGTCGAGGGCTTGACAGACGGTTCGTTCATCGGCTGGGAGAAGAAGAGTGTCGTGATCCTGAACGTCACCGACGACCCTGGGGGGGCACGCACGCGCAGGCTGCTAAAGGAGAACGAGGCGCAG GTACGTTTGCTGTACTGCTCCCAGGAGGAGGCTGAGCTGGTTTTCCGAGCTGCCTGGGCTGCTGGTCAGGCTGGGGCCTCACATATGTGGTTTGCTGTGGGGCCAGCACTCTCAGGTTTGGGCATGGAGAGTCTGCCCCGGGCTCTGTTTGCTGTGCGGCCGCAAGGCTGGAGGGACGAACCTCGCCGAAGGATTGCTCGAGGTGTGTCTGTGCTGACTCATGGGGCAGTGGCAATGCGTAAGGACTACGGAACCACGGGTGGGCCAAACTTTGTCACCAACTGCATGACAGATGCCAATCAAACCGAGAGACTGCGGGGCAGGATGAG GTATTTCAGCAACATCACCCTTGGTGGTCGAGACTATTCCTTCAATAGTGATGGTTACCTGGCCAACCCCTTCCTGGATGTAATTTCTTGGACACCTGGACGTGGATGGGAAGAT GTAGGCTGGTGGGAGAATGGTGTGCTGAGGCTTCGGTACCCAGCCTGGTCGCGTTATGGACCATTTCTTAAACCACCTGATGATGCCCAGCATCTACGGGTCGTCACCCTGGAGGAACGGCCATTTGTCATCGTGGAGCTGGCAGACCCTTCTTCTGGGACCTGTATCCGTGACTCAGTGCCCTGCAGACGACCCCTTAATGCCAG TGCCATCCACGAGGGTGTGGTTCCCATGAAGCAATGTTGTAAAGGCTTCTGCATTGATATTCTCAAGAGATTGGCCAAGATTGTTGGCTTCACGTATGACCTTTACTTAGTGACCAACGGGAAACATGGGAAGAAAATTGATGGGGTTTGGAATGGCATGATTGGAGAG GTAGTATACAAGAGAGCGGACATGGCAATTGGCTCCTTGACTATCAATGAGGAAAGGTCAGAGGTTGTTgatttctctgtcccttttgtGGAAACGGGGATCAGTGTCATGGTTTCCCGTAGCAACGGAACTGTATCACCCTCCGCTTTCTTAG AGCCATACAGTCCAGCCGTGTGGGTGATGATGTTCGTTATGTGCCTGACCGTGGTGGCTGTGACTGTCTTCATTTTTGAGTTCTTCAGCCCTGTGGGCTACAATCGCAGTCTCCAGAATGGCAAGA AAGCTGGAGGATCTACTTTCACTATAGGAAAGTCTGTATGGCTTTTGTGGGCCATTGTATTCAACAACTCTGTGCCAGTGGAGAACCCCAGAGGAACCACCAGCAAGATTATGGTGCTGATCTGGGCTTTCTTTGCTGTCATCTTTCTGGCCTCCTACACTGCTAACCTGGCTGCTTTCATGATCCAGGAAGAGTATATTGACACAGTGTCGGGGCTCTCGGACAAGAAG TTTCAGCATCCCGAGGAGCAGTACCCACCTCTGAAGTTTGGCACAGTGCCCAATGggagcacagaaaaaaacatccgCTCCAACTACCCAGACATGCACCAGTACATGGGCAAATACAACCAGAGAGGAGTAGAGGATGCCATACTCAACCTCAAGACTGG AAAACTGGatgcttttatttatgatgCTGCAGTATTGAACTATATGGCCAGGAAGGACGAAGGTTGTAAG GTGATGACCATAGGCTCGGGGAAGGTTTTTGCCACCACAGGCTACGGTATCGCCCTGCACAAAAACTCACGCTGGAAACGTCCTCTTGACCTGGCCTTGCTGCAGCTGGTGGGAGATG ATGAGATTGAAATGCTGGAGCGCCTCTGGCTGTCAGGTATCTGCCATAATGACAAAATTGAGGTGATGAGCAGTAAACTGGATATTGACAACATGGCTGGGGTCTTCTACATGCTCCTGGTGGCTATGGGCCTCAGTCTGCTTGTGTTTGCCTGGGAGCACTTAGTCTACTGGAAACTGCGCCACTGCATGGCCACCAGTTCAGGCAAATTGGACTTTCTCCTGGCAATCAGCAGG ggCATGTATAGCTGCTGTAGTTTTGAGGATGAAACTGCGCCAGGTGGAGCAAAATCTTTGCCTACTCATCACCACACTGCGATGGTCACAGTCCCATCCCAGCCACATGTTGTCTCAACGTCTATGACCAACCCAGCCATTGCCATGGCGCAACAGCAGCAACCACCGCAACAGCAGCAACCACAGCCCGTTTATAAAACACCTCTACCGGGCTCTCCTCCCACCGTGGTGCATTCTGGGACAGCACTGGGTCCCTCTAACACCCCCATTGCTGGTGCACCTCTCCCTTGTTCCACCTTCTTGCCGCGGCCAGATCGTAGATTGGCAGTGGTAGATCGATGGAGGCTGCCCAAATCTGCTACAGCCACCAACCCAATGGCTGTAAGGGGGGCCATCACTGACATGGGACCCTTTGCTCAAAAAGTCCCAACAAACTGGGCTGCtggagggggtgggggtcttGATGGTTATAAAAGATACTATGGTCCCATTGACCCTGAGGGACTGGGGCCCTGCATGGAGCAGCAGGCAGGTTCCCAGACCCCCAAGACTATGTCCAGGGGCCACCCCCAGCCCCCTCCAGCCAGTGTGGCCTTCTACTCTGAGAAGGGCATGGACCACGGGGTGGGGAAGAGGGTGGTGGGAGGTGGCAGTGGAGGTCAGGGGAAAGGGGCCGGTAAACCTCTGGGTACTCCCAGACTGCCACCTAAGAGTCAGGCCCCTCTGCCTCCTACACCTCCACTGCCAcatccctctccccctctcccctcATCCATCTGGAGGAAACGCAGGCCCAAGAAGCCCAAAGAGCCTGGAGGGCCACTGTATGAGAACATTTTGCCCCTGGGGCGAAGGGGAGGACAACGCGATGGAGTGAGAGAGGGTGGAGGAAGGAGGGCACGCCCCCTTTCTCCCCCGCTCTCACTTCCTTTGCCAGTACCCCTTAGCCCCTCTTATACGcctccttctccctctgcaTCCTTGCAGTATACATCCTCGTCCTCTTCATCAACCACCTCATCCACATCCACGTCCTCATCTGCCTCATCTTCACGTTCGTCTTCTCCCACCTACTCGTACAGCTCCTCCAGGAGTACACGAGACAGGACTGGAGGCATagatgaagaggatgatgatgatgatgaggagctGACGGAAGAGTCAAGCCTCCTCCTTGGcagggggagggagagggagcgTTCAATCATCCGACCTCGTTCCCTCAGCCATGGCCGCCTGCCACCACCCATACCTCCCAGGAAACCTCGCACATCCTGGGGTGACAGAGAAAGGGAAcgagaaagggagagaggggggagcCAACTGTCTCAGCTCCAAGAGTGGTGGGCAAGctggagtgagagagagagaggtggagcaGGTGGAGATACTGAGAGGcaaaaaagggagaagaaaaggagaaaagagaaggagaaagagaagaagaaaaagaaaaagaacaaaaagaggaaaaagagggaagaaagggaaagagagagagagagagaaaggaaacgGCGAAAggttaaaaagaagaagaagaaggcactgaaaacaaagaagaggaagaaatcAACTGGTGGTAAACACTCTGAGCCAGACGAGGGAGATGTAGAgccagacagagaaggagaagcagaaggagagagggaaggaggaaTGCAAGACTACTCTTCATTCTCTGCACAGTATCGGAGCACATTTGGGGAGAAAGGGCGAGATTCATGGGAAGGAGATAGGGAGAGAGgcagaagagaaggaggagatgaGGGAAatgacagagaagaggaggatagcagcagaagcagagagagacatCCCAAATCTTCCCACTCTCATTCCAGACACCGAACCCCCAGTAAACGCTATCCTAATCTCAACAAACTTCCTGCATCTGTCAAATTTTGGGTGAATGGAAGAGGACATGACTCCAATACTCCTCCAGCATCTCTCCACCCGCTTCTTCCATCATCCAAGAGGCGAAGAAGTGGGGGCACGGACAGAGAAGATAGTGGTAGAGTTGGAGAGCTGCGTCCTTTATTAATGCATtatgaaaaagagaaagcacAGACAAGAGAAGGGCTATCCTTCCATGAGTGGGATTCTGACGATGACGAGGGTGATGATAAtagggaagaagaagagagggggagagTGAGGGAGCGAGATGAGAGGGGAAGGAGAGCAGGTAGGGAGGCAGTgtcagagtcagagagagacagggccAGGGCAGAGGACAGTTACTCAGATGAGGGCTCATCAGGGGAGTTTGGCCGCTTTGAACGGTACTGGGAGGGTGGTGCAGGGGGAAGCAGCACTGGAATAGGAGGCataggaggaggaggctggTTCTTTGGAACCTACCCTTCCAGAGAGAAAGGAGGCAGTGTGAACAGTCGGGATGATGCCTTTCTTGGAACTCGAGCAGAGGGATGGATTGGCACTGATTTCTGGGGTTCAGGGCAGGGTGTAGGTTGGGGATCAGGGGGAGGAAGTGGAGGGCTTGGTTCACAGTGCCCTCTACCCCCTGCAGGTTTCCCTCCCCCTAGAAGATATTGGTCTATGGACAAGATCCCtgtgaagggagaaaaaaaatggaagagtGGAGGAGGGAGGAGCAAGGGGAGAGCTAGGCATAGAGGAGAAGAAGGATGGTCCACCATGTGTTCCTGTAGCCTTTACCCCCAACCCCATCCTTACCCACATCCCCACAGCCGCTCACGCACTTCCCACTcaaagagaggagcagcagcgcTTTCCCATAGCCAGGAAGAGCTTCTCCCCCACTGCCACAGCTTCAGTGGGGGCTCTTGCCCCAAGCCTCTGCCTCCTAAACCAGATTCCAGTCAGGCCAAATCTGGCAGCCAATCTAACCTCAGCCTCACACAACCCACAGACCATCCACCGCAGCcttcaccatcaccaccacagCAGCAGTCCATGTCTCCCACATCGCTCACGATGCCTATTGCAGCTCCGCCATCCTCATCTTCTGTCTCACCACCAGCAGGGGTAGGGATGGCAGGCCAGGGCCAGGCTCAGACTTCGGCCAGTGCCAAACTTCAGTATCAGAGACTGCGCTCTGTGCCACAGCCACGAAGGTTCTACTCCCCCCACCTGCCACTTAAAGCCAAGAGCCTGTGTTCACGCAGAGGGTCAGCCCACTTCTCTAGCCTGGAAAGTGAGGTATGA